Proteins from a single region of Symphalangus syndactylus isolate Jambi chromosome 12, NHGRI_mSymSyn1-v2.1_pri, whole genome shotgun sequence:
- the NRAS gene encoding GTPase NRas, with product MTEYKLVVVGAGGVGKSALTIQLIQNHFVDEYDPTIEDSYRKQVVIDGETCLLDILDTAGQEEYSAMRDQYMRTGEGFLCVFAINNSKSFADINLYREQIKRVKDSDDVPMVLVGNKCDLPTRTVDTKQAHELAKSYGIPFIETSAKTRQGVEDAFYTLVREIRQYRMKKLNSSDDGTQGCMGLPCVVM from the exons ATGACTGAGTACAAACTGGTGGTGGTTGGAGCAGGTGGTGTTGGGAAAAGCGCACTGACAATCCAGCTAATCCAGAACCACTTTGTAGATGAATATGATCCCACCATAGAG GATTCTTACAGAAAACAGGTGGTTATAGATGGTGAAACCTGTTTGTTGGACATACTGGATACAGCTGGACAAGAAGAGTACAGTGCCATGAGAGACCAATACATGAGGACAGGCGAAGGCTTCCTCTGTGTATTTGCCATCAATAATAGCAAGTCATTTGCGGATATTAACCTCTACAG GGAGCAGATTAAGCGAGTAAAAGACTCGGATGATGTACCTATGGTGCTAGTGGGAAACAAGTGTGATTTGCCAACAAGGACAGTTGATACAAAACAAGCCCACGAACTGGCCAAGAGTTACGGGATTCCATTCATTGAAACCTCAGCCAAGACCAGACAG ggTGTTGAAGATGCTTTTTACACACTGGTAAGAGAAATACGCCAGTACCGAATGAAAAAACTCAACAGCAGTGATGATGGGACTCAGGGTTGTATGGGATTGCCATGTGTGGTGATGTAA